The following proteins come from a genomic window of Enterobacter chengduensis:
- a CDS encoding dicarboxylate/amino acid:cation symporter encodes MKTSLFKSLYFQVLTAIAIGILLGHYYPELGAQMKPLGDAFVKLIKMVIAPVIFCTVVTGIAGMESMKAVGRTGAVALLYFEVVSTLALIIGLVIVNVVQPGAGMNVDPSTLDAKAVAVYAEQAKDQGVVAFLLDVIPGSVIGAFASGNILQVLLFAVMFGFALHRLGSKGQLIFNVIESFSQVIFGIINMIMRLAPIGAFGAMAFTIGKYGVGTLVQLGQLIICFYITCILFVVVVLGSIARATGFSIFKFIRYIREELLIVLGTSSSESALPRMLDKMEKLGCRKSVVGLVIPTGYSFNLDGTSIYLTMAAVFIAQATNSHMDIFHQITLLVVLLLSSKGAAGVTGSGFIVLAATISAVGHLPVAGLALILGIDRFMSEARALTNLVGNGVATVVVAKWVKELDHKKLDDTLNNRTTDSKNPGLTS; translated from the coding sequence ATGAAAACCTCACTCTTCAAAAGTCTTTATTTCCAGGTCCTGACAGCCATCGCCATCGGTATTCTGCTGGGTCACTATTACCCTGAACTGGGCGCGCAAATGAAACCGCTTGGCGACGCGTTCGTTAAGCTCATTAAAATGGTCATCGCGCCGGTGATCTTCTGTACCGTCGTGACGGGCATCGCCGGCATGGAAAGCATGAAGGCGGTCGGTCGTACCGGTGCGGTGGCGCTGCTCTATTTTGAAGTGGTCAGTACCCTTGCGCTGATTATCGGTCTGGTCATCGTCAACGTGGTGCAGCCGGGCGCGGGGATGAACGTCGACCCGTCGACGCTGGATGCCAAAGCGGTGGCGGTCTATGCCGAGCAGGCGAAGGATCAGGGCGTGGTCGCCTTCCTGCTGGACGTTATTCCGGGTAGCGTTATTGGCGCGTTCGCCAGCGGAAACATCCTCCAGGTGCTGCTGTTCGCCGTGATGTTTGGCTTTGCCCTGCACCGCCTGGGCAGCAAAGGCCAGCTTATCTTTAACGTGATCGAAAGCTTCTCCCAGGTCATTTTCGGCATCATCAATATGATCATGCGCCTGGCGCCCATCGGGGCCTTCGGTGCGATGGCCTTCACCATCGGTAAGTATGGCGTCGGTACGCTGGTGCAGCTGGGCCAGCTGATTATCTGCTTCTATATCACCTGTATCCTTTTCGTGGTGGTGGTGCTGGGCTCCATCGCCCGCGCGACCGGTTTCAGCATCTTCAAATTTATCCGTTACATCCGCGAAGAGCTGCTGATTGTTCTGGGCACCTCCTCGTCAGAATCGGCGCTGCCGCGCATGCTCGACAAGATGGAAAAGCTCGGATGCCGTAAATCGGTGGTCGGGCTGGTGATCCCGACGGGCTACTCCTTCAACCTGGACGGCACGTCGATCTACCTGACGATGGCGGCGGTGTTCATCGCGCAGGCGACCAACAGCCATATGGATATTTTCCATCAGATTACCCTGCTGGTGGTGCTCCTGCTCTCCTCTAAAGGCGCGGCAGGCGTAACGGGCAGCGGCTTTATCGTGCTGGCGGCCACCATTTCCGCTGTCGGTCACCTGCCGGTGGCGGGTCTGGCGTTGATTCTCGGTATTGACCGCTTCATGTCAGAGGCGCGCGCGTTAACCAACCTGGTGGGTAACGGCGTGGCTACGGTGGTGGTGGCGAAATGGGTGAAAGAGCTGGATCACAAAAAGCTCGACGATACTCTGAATAACCGTACAACCGACAGCAAAAATCCTGGCTTAACCTCTTAA
- the hmsP gene encoding biofilm formation regulator HmsP, which produces MRVSRSLTIKQMAMVSAVTLLFVLLFCVILLFHSVQQNRYNTASQLESIARSVRGPLSASILKGDIPEAETILKRIQPAGVVSRADVVLPNQFQALRMSFIPERPVPMMVMRLFELPVQISLPVYSLERPANPQPLAYLVLQADSYRMYKFVMSWVVTLVTTCLLMTLILSVALTWCINRLIVHPLRRIARELNNLAPQDQMGHQLELPRLHHDDEIGMLVRSYNLNQQRIQRQQDELNSSATRFPVSELPNKAFLMAILEQTVDRQQTTALMVIACETLQDTAGVLQESQREMLLLTLVEKIKSVLSPRMVLTQVSGYDLVVIANGVKEPWHAITLGQQVLTVINERLPIQGIQLRPSASIGIAMFYGDLTAEQLYRRAFSAAFTARRKGKNQIQFFDPEQMEKAQQRLTEESDILTALDNRQFALWLQPQVDLRTGEVKSAEALLRVQQPDGSWALPEGLIERIESCGLMVTVGYWVLEESCRQLAAWQARGVTLPLSVNLSALQLMHPTMVSEMLELTHRYRIKPDTLTLEVTESRRIDDPNEAVAILKPLRNAGIRIALDDFGMGYAGLRQLQHMKTLPVDVLKIDKAFVDGLPGDCSMVQAIIQMARSLNLQLIAEGIETDAQRAWLAEAGVESGQGFLFAPAVPSDVFEQRYLSDADNNAKV; this is translated from the coding sequence TTGCGTGTCAGCCGTTCCTTAACGATCAAACAGATGGCGATGGTTTCTGCCGTTACCCTGCTGTTTGTCCTGCTCTTCTGCGTCATTTTGCTGTTTCATTCCGTACAGCAGAATCGCTATAACACGGCTTCGCAGCTAGAAAGCATCGCCCGCTCGGTACGCGGCCCGCTTTCCGCCTCTATCCTGAAAGGGGATATTCCCGAAGCGGAAACCATTTTAAAACGCATTCAGCCTGCCGGCGTCGTGAGCCGTGCCGACGTCGTCTTGCCTAACCAGTTTCAGGCGCTGCGGATGAGCTTTATCCCGGAGCGCCCCGTCCCGATGATGGTGATGCGCCTGTTTGAGCTGCCGGTGCAAATTTCGCTGCCCGTATATTCACTCGAACGCCCTGCCAATCCGCAGCCGCTGGCCTACCTGGTACTACAGGCGGACTCCTACCGCATGTATAAATTCGTCATGAGCTGGGTGGTTACGTTAGTGACCACTTGCTTACTTATGACGCTCATCCTCAGCGTGGCGCTCACCTGGTGCATAAACCGGTTGATTGTCCATCCCCTACGCCGTATCGCCCGCGAGCTGAATAACCTTGCGCCGCAGGATCAGATGGGACATCAGCTTGAGCTGCCGCGTCTGCATCATGACGATGAGATCGGCATGCTGGTGCGCAGCTATAACCTCAACCAGCAGCGCATCCAGCGACAGCAGGATGAACTGAACAGTAGCGCCACCCGTTTCCCGGTGTCGGAATTGCCCAACAAAGCGTTTCTGATGGCCATTCTGGAGCAAACCGTAGACCGCCAGCAAACCACGGCGCTGATGGTTATTGCCTGTGAAACCCTGCAGGACACGGCTGGGGTACTGCAGGAGAGCCAGCGCGAAATGCTGCTGCTCACCCTGGTGGAGAAGATCAAGTCTGTCCTTTCCCCGCGCATGGTGCTGACCCAGGTCAGCGGTTATGACCTGGTGGTGATCGCCAACGGCGTCAAAGAACCCTGGCATGCCATCACGTTAGGTCAGCAAGTGCTCACTGTCATTAATGAGCGGCTGCCGATTCAGGGTATCCAGCTTCGCCCAAGCGCCAGCATCGGGATTGCCATGTTCTATGGCGATCTGACCGCGGAACAGCTTTATCGCCGCGCGTTCTCGGCGGCGTTTACCGCCCGGCGCAAAGGCAAAAACCAGATCCAGTTCTTCGACCCGGAGCAGATGGAAAAGGCGCAGCAGCGCCTCACGGAAGAGAGCGACATCCTGACCGCGCTGGATAACCGTCAGTTTGCCCTCTGGTTACAGCCGCAGGTGGACCTGCGGACGGGCGAGGTGAAAAGCGCCGAGGCGCTGCTGCGCGTGCAGCAGCCGGATGGTTCATGGGCGCTGCCGGAAGGGCTGATTGAGCGCATCGAGTCCTGCGGATTGATGGTCACCGTCGGCTACTGGGTGCTGGAGGAGTCCTGCCGTCAGCTTGCCGCCTGGCAGGCGCGCGGCGTGACGCTGCCGCTGTCGGTCAACCTGTCTGCCCTGCAGCTTATGCACCCGACCATGGTTTCTGAGATGCTGGAGCTTACCCATCGTTACCGAATCAAGCCTGATACGTTAACCCTGGAAGTGACGGAGAGCCGACGCATTGACGACCCCAACGAGGCGGTCGCGATTCTCAAGCCGCTGCGTAACGCCGGTATTCGCATTGCGCTGGACGATTTTGGCATGGGATACGCCGGGCTGCGCCAGCTTCAGCACATGAAAACCCTGCCGGTGGATGTGCTCAAAATTGACAAAGCGTTTGTCGACGGCCTGCCGGGCGACTGCAGCATGGTGCAGGCGATTATCCAGATGGCACGTAGCCTCAACCTGCAACTGATTGCCGAGGGGATTGAAACCGACGCACAGCGCGCATGGCTGGCAGAGGCGGGCGTGGAGAGCGGGCAGGGCTTCCTGTTTGCCCCCGCAGTGCCTTCGGATGTCTTTGAACAACGATACCTTTCTGACGCTGACAATAACGCAAAAGTGTAA
- the bcsC gene encoding cellulose synthase complex outer membrane protein BcsC, protein MRKFTVNLLTLSLGLALMPWAQAANSPQQKQLLEQVRLGESTQREDLVRQSLYRLELIDPNNPDVIAARFRYLLRQGDNAGAQKELDRLKGIAPGSSAYQSSRNTMLLSTPDGRQQLQQARLLATTGHTQEAIAAYDKLFDGNPPGGDVATEYWNVVAKDPARRNAAINQLKKINASSPGNAQLQSTLSQLLFQSGRRDEGFAVLQEMAKSTNGRNQASDMWYDQIKGQPASSASVSALQKYLSVFSDGDSVAAARAQLEAQQKQLADPAFRAKAEGLAAVDAGQGNKAVAELQKAVSANHADSEAVGALGQAYSQKGDRARAVAQFEKAIALDPQSDNRGKWDSLLKVNRYWLLIQQGDAALKANNPAQAERYYQQARSVDNTDSYAVLGLGDAAAARKDNDAAERYYRQALRMDSGNSNAVRGLANIYRAQSPEKASQFIQSLSASQRRSIDDIERSLTNEQLSAQAEELENQGKYAQAAEIQRRRLALSPGDVWITYRLSRDLYSAGQRSQADTLMRQLASQKPSDPDQVYANGLYLSGNDQDRAALAHLDTLPRSRWNSNIQELADRLQSNQVLETANRLRDSGKEQEAENLLRQQPASTRIDLTLADWAQQRGDLNAAKTTYGAVLQREPENEDAILGLTEIYSAQGNKDAARAELAKLPAAQNGQPPSLNMQRRIAMAQAGLGDSAAAEQTFNSIIPQAKSQPASMEKALVLRDAARFQAQNGQPQQALDTYKDAMVSSGITTTRPADNDSFTRLTRNDEKDDWLKRGVRSDAGDLYRQQDVNVTLQHDYWGSSGTGGYSDLKAHTTMLQVDAPLSDGRMFFRSDLVNMDAGSFDNNNGTYDPKWGTCYDTPCSGSTHQSDSGASVAVGWQNKTWSMDIGTTPMGFDVVDVVGGISYSSDLGPIGYTVNAHRRPISSSLLAFAGQKDTNTGTTWGGVRATGGGVSLSYDKGEANGVWSSLNAETLTGKNVEDNWRVRWMTGYYYKLINKNNERLTVGVSNMLWHYDKDLSGYTLGQGGYYSPQEYVSFALPVTWRKRTENWSWELGGSVSWSHSKTNDELRYPIQNLIPTDEPDRYTDRGAMETGSSSSGTGYTARAIIERRVTSNWFVGMGVDIQQAKDYTPSHALIYVRYSAAGWQGDMDLPPQPLIPYADW, encoded by the coding sequence ATGCGCAAGTTCACAGTAAATCTACTCACTTTATCGCTTGGCCTGGCGCTTATGCCGTGGGCCCAGGCCGCCAACTCTCCGCAGCAGAAACAGCTGCTGGAACAGGTTCGGCTGGGCGAATCGACACAGCGTGAGGATTTGGTTCGTCAGTCGCTCTATCGTCTCGAGCTGATTGACCCGAACAATCCTGACGTCATTGCCGCCCGCTTTCGCTACCTGCTGCGCCAGGGCGATAACGCCGGCGCGCAAAAAGAGCTGGATCGCCTGAAAGGGATCGCGCCGGGGTCGAGTGCGTACCAGTCATCACGCAACACGATGCTGCTTTCCACGCCGGATGGCCGCCAGCAGCTCCAGCAGGCGCGATTGCTCGCCACCACGGGACACACGCAGGAGGCGATTGCCGCCTATGACAAGCTGTTTGACGGCAACCCGCCGGGCGGCGACGTGGCAACGGAATACTGGAACGTCGTCGCGAAAGACCCCGCTCGCCGGAATGCAGCCATTAACCAGCTCAAGAAAATCAATGCCAGCAGCCCGGGAAATGCGCAGCTGCAGTCGACGCTGTCCCAGCTTTTGTTCCAGAGCGGACGCCGTGATGAAGGCTTCGCGGTATTGCAGGAGATGGCTAAATCGACCAATGGCCGTAACCAGGCGTCTGATATGTGGTATGACCAAATCAAAGGCCAGCCTGCCAGCAGCGCCAGCGTCAGCGCGCTGCAAAAATACCTGAGCGTATTCAGCGACGGCGACAGCGTCGCGGCGGCGCGCGCCCAGCTTGAAGCCCAGCAAAAACAGCTCGCCGATCCGGCGTTCCGCGCGAAAGCGGAAGGGCTGGCGGCGGTAGATGCCGGGCAGGGGAATAAGGCGGTGGCAGAGCTGCAAAAGGCCGTCAGCGCCAACCATGCCGACAGCGAAGCGGTGGGCGCCCTTGGACAGGCTTATTCCCAGAAAGGCGACCGCGCCCGCGCGGTGGCCCAGTTTGAAAAGGCGATTGCCCTCGATCCCCAGAGCGACAACCGGGGGAAATGGGACAGCCTGCTGAAGGTTAACCGCTACTGGCTGCTGATCCAGCAGGGCGATGCCGCGCTGAAGGCGAATAACCCGGCGCAGGCGGAGCGCTACTATCAGCAGGCGCGCAGCGTCGACAATACCGACAGCTATGCCGTGCTGGGGCTGGGCGATGCCGCGGCGGCGCGTAAAGATAACGACGCGGCGGAACGCTATTATCGTCAGGCGCTGCGCATGGACAGCGGCAACAGCAATGCGGTTCGCGGCCTGGCCAATATTTACCGCGCGCAGTCGCCGGAGAAAGCCTCGCAGTTTATCCAGTCTCTCTCCGCCAGCCAGCGCCGAAGCATCGATGATATTGAACGTAGCCTGACCAACGAGCAGCTTTCCGCTCAGGCAGAAGAGCTTGAGAATCAGGGGAAATACGCCCAGGCGGCAGAGATCCAGCGTCGTCGTCTGGCGCTCTCTCCCGGCGACGTGTGGATAACCTATCGTCTCTCGCGCGATCTCTACAGCGCGGGCCAGCGCAGCCAGGCGGATACCCTGATGCGTCAGCTTGCCAGCCAGAAACCGTCCGACCCGGATCAGGTGTATGCCAACGGGCTCTATCTCTCCGGAAACGACCAGGACCGGGCCGCGCTGGCGCATCTGGACACGCTGCCGCGCAGCCGGTGGAATAGCAACATTCAGGAACTTGCCGACCGTCTGCAAAGCAACCAGGTGCTGGAAACCGCCAACCGTCTGCGCGACAGCGGCAAAGAGCAGGAGGCGGAAAACCTTCTGCGTCAGCAGCCAGCCTCCACCCGCATCGACCTGACGCTGGCGGACTGGGCGCAGCAGCGCGGCGATCTGAACGCGGCGAAAACGACGTACGGCGCCGTTCTGCAGCGTGAGCCAGAGAACGAAGACGCTATCCTTGGCCTGACCGAGATTTACAGCGCGCAGGGTAACAAAGATGCCGCGCGCGCAGAGCTGGCGAAACTGCCCGCCGCGCAAAACGGCCAGCCGCCGTCCCTCAACATGCAGCGCCGGATCGCGATGGCGCAGGCAGGTCTGGGCGATTCCGCTGCCGCAGAGCAGACGTTCAACAGCATCATTCCGCAGGCCAAATCGCAGCCTGCCTCGATGGAAAAAGCGCTGGTGTTACGTGATGCCGCGCGTTTCCAGGCGCAAAACGGCCAGCCTCAGCAGGCGCTGGACACCTATAAAGACGCCATGGTGTCGTCCGGCATCACGACCACCCGTCCGGCCGATAACGACAGCTTTACCCGTCTGACGCGCAATGATGAGAAGGACGACTGGCTGAAGCGCGGCGTGCGCAGTGATGCCGGTGATTTGTACCGTCAGCAGGACGTTAACGTCACGCTGCAGCACGACTACTGGGGCTCCAGCGGCACGGGCGGCTATTCCGATCTGAAAGCCCATACGACTATGCTGCAGGTGGATGCTCCGCTCTCTGACGGGCGCATGTTCTTCAGAAGCGATCTGGTCAACATGGACGCCGGTTCATTCGATAACAATAACGGGACTTACGATCCTAAATGGGGGACCTGCTACGACACACCGTGTAGCGGCAGCACCCATCAGAGTGACAGCGGCGCGAGCGTTGCCGTTGGCTGGCAGAACAAAACCTGGTCGATGGATATTGGCACCACGCCGATGGGCTTTGACGTCGTCGACGTGGTGGGCGGCATCAGCTACAGCAGCGATCTGGGCCCCATTGGCTATACCGTTAACGCCCATCGTCGGCCCATCTCCAGCTCTCTGCTGGCGTTCGCCGGGCAGAAAGATACCAACACCGGCACCACCTGGGGCGGCGTACGCGCCACCGGCGGCGGCGTAAGCCTGAGCTACGATAAAGGGGAAGCGAACGGCGTCTGGTCAAGCCTGAACGCGGAAACGCTGACGGGTAAAAATGTGGAAGATAACTGGCGCGTCCGCTGGATGACGGGCTACTACTACAAGCTCATTAATAAAAACAACGAGCGCCTGACGGTGGGCGTCTCCAATATGCTCTGGCACTACGACAAAGACCTGAGCGGATATACTCTGGGTCAGGGCGGCTACTACAGCCCGCAGGAGTATGTCTCCTTCGCGCTGCCGGTGACCTGGCGTAAACGCACGGAGAACTGGTCATGGGAGCTGGGTGGCTCGGTGTCCTGGTCTCACTCCAAAACGAATGACGAGCTGCGCTACCCGATCCAGAATCTGATCCCGACCGATGAGCCAGACCGCTATACCGACCGGGGCGCGATGGAAACCGGCAGCAGCTCCTCGGGCACGGGCTATACCGCGCGGGCCATCATCGAACGCCGCGTAACGTCCAACTGGTTTGTGGGCATGGGCGTCGATATTCAGCAAGCGAAAGACTATACCCCAAGCCATGCGCTGATTTATGTGCGTTACTCTGCCGCAGGCTGGCAGGGCGATATGGACTTACCGCCGCAGCCGCTCATTCCTTACGCGGACTGGTAA
- the bcsZ gene encoding cellulose synthase complex periplasmic endoglucanase BcsZ: MKAFRWCVLAAVMLAALPLRAACTWPAWEQFKKDYISEGGRVIDPSDARKITTSEGQSYALFFALAANDRKAFDQLLTWTRDNLAGGDLNDHLPAWLWGQKEKETWAVIDTNSASDADVWIAWSLLEAGRLWKHPDYTRTGQALLKRIASEEVVKVPGLGAMLLPGKIGFADEHAWRFNPSYLPPQLAAYFTRFGTPWTQLRETNLRLLLESAPKGFSPDWVQYQKNRGWRLQQDNALVGGYDAIRVYIWVGMMSDKDPQKARLLARFQPMATKTIKRGRPPEKVDVATGKRTGDGPVGFSAAMLPFLQQRDAQAVQRQRVADHFPDNNAYYSYVLTLFGQGWDQHRFRFTAKGELIPDWGQECASSQ, encoded by the coding sequence ATGAAAGCCTTTCGCTGGTGTGTATTAGCAGCGGTGATGCTGGCGGCGCTTCCTCTTCGCGCCGCCTGTACCTGGCCTGCCTGGGAGCAGTTTAAAAAGGACTATATCAGCGAGGGCGGGCGCGTCATTGACCCCAGTGACGCGCGCAAAATTACGACCTCGGAAGGGCAAAGCTACGCCCTGTTCTTTGCCCTGGCGGCGAACGATCGCAAAGCCTTTGACCAGCTGCTGACGTGGACGCGCGATAATCTTGCCGGCGGCGATCTCAACGACCATTTGCCTGCCTGGCTATGGGGTCAGAAAGAGAAAGAGACGTGGGCGGTGATTGATACTAACTCCGCCTCTGACGCCGATGTCTGGATTGCCTGGTCCCTACTCGAAGCGGGTCGTCTGTGGAAACATCCCGACTATACCCGCACGGGTCAAGCGCTGCTGAAACGCATTGCCAGCGAAGAAGTGGTGAAAGTGCCGGGACTCGGCGCAATGCTGCTGCCGGGTAAAATCGGTTTTGCCGATGAACACGCCTGGCGCTTTAACCCAAGCTATCTTCCTCCGCAGCTGGCGGCGTATTTCACGCGTTTTGGTACCCCGTGGACCCAGCTGCGTGAGACCAATCTGCGCCTGCTGCTGGAGAGTGCGCCAAAAGGTTTTTCGCCGGACTGGGTGCAGTATCAGAAAAACAGAGGCTGGCGTTTACAGCAGGACAACGCGCTGGTGGGGGGCTATGACGCCATCCGCGTGTATATCTGGGTGGGCATGATGAGTGATAAAGATCCTCAGAAAGCCCGGCTGCTGGCGCGCTTCCAGCCGATGGCGACAAAGACGATAAAACGGGGCAGGCCGCCGGAGAAAGTGGATGTCGCGACGGGGAAACGCACCGGCGACGGCCCGGTTGGGTTCTCAGCCGCTATGCTGCCGTTTTTACAACAGCGTGACGCTCAGGCGGTTCAGCGCCAGCGCGTTGCCGACCATTTTCCCGATAACAATGCCTATTACAGCTACGTGCTGACTCTCTTTGGGCAAGGATGGGATCAGCATCGTTTTCGCTTCACCGCAAAAGGTGAATTAATACCGGATTGGGGCCAGGAATGCGCAAGTTCACAGTAA
- the bcsB gene encoding cellulose biosynthesis cyclic di-GMP-binding regulatory protein BcsB → MKTKLSWLCAVAMGMNVLPATMANAAPDNAAATPAPTVPVVAQATDPVVTAAPGQTENIMPNQPTEGNTLPADGQVIGQVMPGVRGANAPVVADNAPSRDVKLTFAQIAPPPGSMVLRGINPNGGIEFGMRSDEVVSNAVLNLEYTPSPSLLPTQSQLKVYLNDELMEVLPVTKEQLGKKTLAQVPINPLFITDFNRVRLEFVGHYRDVCENPASNTLWMDVGRNSSLQLTYQSLALKNDLSAFPVPFFDPRDNRPLTLPMVFASSPDVTQQLAATIVASWFGSRAGWRGQSFPAMYDKLPDRNAIVFATNAKRPAFLRDHPDVKAPTVEMINHPENPYVKLLVVFGRDDKDLVQAAKAIAQGNVLFRGDSVVVDEVKPLLARKPYDAPNWVRTDRAVTFGELKTYEEQLQATGLEPAPISLSLNLPPDLYLLRTNGIDINLNYRYTAPATKDSSRMDISLNNQFLQSFSLQSTQDTNRLMLRLPVLQGLLDGKTDVSIPALKLGAINQLRFDFQYMNPMPGGSVDNCITFQPVQNHVVIGDESTIDFSKYYHFLAMPDLRAFANAGFPFSRMADLSESIVVMPKAPNEEQVTTLLDAMATVGGQTGLPAINVTLTDDGSQIQNKDADIMIIGTIPDKLKDDKRIDLLVKAAQSWVNTPMRQTEFPSIMPDVNDRQASVQTTVTSQGAMAAVVGFQSPYNDQRSVVALLADSPRGYELLNTAMNDSGKRAAMFGSVSVIRESGVNSLRVGDVYYVGHLPWFERLWYALANHPVLLAILAAVSVVLLAWVLWRLLRIISRRRLNPDE, encoded by the coding sequence ATGAAAACTAAACTTTCCTGGTTATGTGCAGTGGCAATGGGGATGAATGTCCTCCCCGCAACAATGGCTAACGCCGCTCCTGATAACGCAGCGGCTACGCCTGCGCCAACGGTACCCGTCGTTGCGCAAGCAACCGATCCGGTTGTCACTGCGGCACCCGGTCAAACAGAAAACATCATGCCGAACCAGCCAACGGAGGGGAACACCCTGCCAGCAGACGGCCAGGTTATTGGGCAGGTGATGCCGGGCGTGCGGGGGGCAAATGCGCCCGTCGTCGCGGACAATGCGCCGTCACGGGACGTGAAGCTGACCTTTGCGCAAATTGCACCGCCTCCGGGCAGCATGGTGCTGCGCGGCATCAACCCTAACGGCGGCATCGAGTTTGGCATGCGCAGCGATGAGGTGGTCTCTAATGCGGTGCTGAACCTTGAATACACCCCGTCGCCATCGCTGCTGCCGACCCAGTCTCAGCTGAAGGTCTACCTCAATGACGAGCTGATGGAGGTGCTGCCCGTCACCAAAGAGCAGCTGGGCAAGAAAACCCTGGCTCAGGTGCCGATCAACCCGCTGTTCATCACTGACTTTAACCGCGTCCGCCTGGAATTTGTCGGCCACTACCGCGATGTCTGCGAAAACCCGGCCAGCAACACGCTGTGGATGGACGTCGGGCGCAACTCCTCGCTGCAGCTGACCTACCAGTCGCTGGCGCTGAAAAACGATCTCTCCGCGTTCCCGGTTCCGTTCTTCGATCCACGCGATAACCGTCCGCTCACGCTGCCGATGGTGTTTGCATCGTCCCCGGACGTGACCCAGCAGCTGGCGGCCACTATCGTGGCGTCCTGGTTTGGTTCACGGGCAGGCTGGCGTGGTCAGAGCTTCCCGGCGATGTATGACAAACTGCCGGACAGAAATGCCATTGTGTTTGCCACCAACGCAAAACGCCCGGCGTTCCTGCGCGATCATCCGGACGTCAAAGCGCCGACCGTAGAGATGATAAACCACCCGGAAAACCCGTACGTGAAGCTGCTGGTGGTCTTTGGTCGTGACGATAAGGATCTGGTGCAGGCCGCAAAAGCGATTGCCCAGGGCAACGTCCTTTTCCGCGGCGACAGCGTGGTGGTGGATGAGGTCAAGCCGCTGCTGGCGCGTAAACCTTATGATGCGCCAAACTGGGTGCGTACCGACCGTGCCGTCACCTTTGGCGAGCTGAAAACCTATGAAGAACAGCTGCAGGCGACGGGGCTTGAGCCTGCGCCGATTAGCCTGTCGCTGAATTTGCCGCCGGATCTGTACCTGCTGCGTACCAACGGCATCGATATCAACCTGAACTACCGTTATACCGCGCCGGCCACCAAAGACAGCTCGCGCATGGATATCAGCCTGAACAACCAGTTCCTGCAATCGTTCAGCCTGCAAAGCACCCAGGATACCAACCGCCTGATGCTTCGCCTGCCGGTGCTGCAGGGGCTGCTGGATGGGAAAACGGATGTCTCCATTCCGGCGCTGAAGCTGGGTGCGATAAACCAGCTGCGTTTTGACTTCCAGTACATGAACCCGATGCCGGGCGGCTCGGTTGATAACTGCATCACCTTCCAGCCTGTGCAGAACCACGTCGTGATTGGCGATGAGTCGACCATCGACTTCTCGAAGTACTATCACTTCCTGGCGATGCCGGATCTGCGCGCCTTTGCCAACGCGGGCTTCCCGTTCAGCCGCATGGCCGATCTCTCTGAATCCATTGTCGTGATGCCAAAAGCGCCGAACGAAGAGCAGGTCACAACCCTGCTGGACGCCATGGCGACCGTGGGTGGACAAACCGGACTACCGGCAATTAACGTCACGTTGACGGACGATGGCAGCCAGATTCAGAACAAAGATGCTGACATCATGATAATCGGTACCATCCCGGATAAGCTCAAGGATGACAAACGTATCGATCTGCTGGTGAAAGCGGCCCAGTCATGGGTTAACACGCCGATGCGCCAGACCGAGTTCCCGAGCATTATGCCGGACGTGAACGACCGTCAGGCCAGCGTGCAGACGACGGTTACGTCTCAGGGGGCGATGGCCGCGGTGGTGGGCTTCCAGTCACCTTATAACGACCAGCGTAGCGTGGTGGCTCTCCTGGCGGACAGCCCGCGCGGGTATGAACTGCTCAATACGGCCATGAACGACAGCGGTAAACGTGCCGCGATGTTTGGCTCCGTGTCGGTGATCCGTGAGTCCGGCGTCAACAGCCTGCGCGTGGGTGACGTGTACTACGTGGGCCATCTGCCGTGGTTCGAACGCCTGTGGTATGCGCTGGCTAACCATCCGGTTCTGCTCGCCATCCTGGCGGCGGTCAGCGTGGTCTTGCTGGCCTGGGTGCTGTGGCGTCTGCTGCGAATCATCAGCCGTCGTCGTCTGAACCCGGATGAGTAA